One genomic window of Scatophagus argus isolate fScaArg1 chromosome 16, fScaArg1.pri, whole genome shotgun sequence includes the following:
- the pvalb8 gene encoding parvalbumin 8 → MSLSSILSADAIDSAIKDCQVPDSFCPKKFFQMCGLTKKSPQDVKKVFAILDNDGSGFIEEEELKFFLQRFSSGARVLTDKETKGFLCAADDDSDGRIGADEFQAMVLS, encoded by the exons ATGTCGCTCTCATCTATCCTTTCCGCTGATGCCATCGACAGTGCTATCAAGGACTGCCAAG TACCAGACTCTTTCTGCCCTAAGAAGTTTTTCCAGATGTGTGGCCTCACCAAGAAGAGCCCCCAGGATGTGAAGAAGGTTTTTGCAATCCTGGACAATGATGGCAGCGGTTTTATTGAGGAGGAAGAGCTCAA GTTTTTCCTCCAGAGGTTTTCTTCTGGGGCTCGCGTCCTGACAGACAAGGAGACCAAGGGCTTCCTGTGTGCTGCCGATGATGACAGCGATGGTCGAATTGGAGCAGATG AGTTCCAGGCCATGGTCTTGTCCTAA